One stretch of Mustelus asterias chromosome 21, sMusAst1.hap1.1, whole genome shotgun sequence DNA includes these proteins:
- the LOC144509038 gene encoding uncharacterized protein LOC144509038 isoform X2: protein MKFPLRLVALFLALAQSSEHWRWNYRDGADRVNINGVRSITRLLDHWGNRIFKHVKDTMINKPQDILPDYSRIQPLSEALDDLFKEVQALKTRVTDLTTMLTGLEKIFTQVGYGKPVKIKRVVMKRLPRKGSVYQSRNRIPSRSLIQKRIRSPHQRRKSVGRRQEAAHSRRSEVCQIGALCQ, encoded by the exons ATGAAGTTCCCTCTGCGATTGGTGGCTCTATTCCTGGCTCTGGCTCAGAGCAGTGAGCATTGGAGATGGAATTACCGGGATGGAG CGGACAGAGTGAATATTAACGGGGTACGCAGCATCACCCGATTACTGGATCACTGGGGAAATAGAATCTTCAAACACGTAAAGGACACAATGATTAATAAACCGCAGGATATCCTTCCCGACTATTCCag gattCAGCCACTTTCTGAGGCGTTAGATGATCTCTTTAAGGAGGTCCAGGCTCTGAAGACACGAGTTACAGACCTGACGACGATGCTGACGGGTTTGGAGAAAATTTTCACCCAAGTGGGATATGGAAAGCCAGTGAAGATCAAACGTGTGGTGATGAAGAGGTTGCCAAGGAAGGGGTCAGTTTACCAGAGCCGGAACCGTATCCCGAGCCGGTCTCTAATCCAGAAACGTATCCGGAGCCCACACCAGAGGAGGAAGTCAGTGGGCAGGAGACAGGAAGCAGCCCACTCAAGAAGATCTGAAGTGTGTCAGATTGGAGCATTGTGCCAATGA
- the LOC144509038 gene encoding uncharacterized protein LOC144509038 isoform X1 translates to MWTGSGRSVSNYEDAAFSENITAPGVRMKFPLRLVALFLALAQSSEHWRWNYRDGADRVNINGVRSITRLLDHWGNRIFKHVKDTMINKPQDILPDYSRIQPLSEALDDLFKEVQALKTRVTDLTTMLTGLEKIFTQVGYGKPVKIKRVVMKRLPRKGSVYQSRNRIPSRSLIQKRIRSPHQRRKSVGRRQEAAHSRRSEVCQIGALCQ, encoded by the exons atGTGGACAGGCTCGGGTCGGAGTGTTTCGAATTATGAGGACGCAGCATTCAGTGAAAATATAACG GCTCCAGGTGTCAGGATGAAGTTCCCTCTGCGATTGGTGGCTCTATTCCTGGCTCTGGCTCAGAGCAGTGAGCATTGGAGATGGAATTACCGGGATGGAG CGGACAGAGTGAATATTAACGGGGTACGCAGCATCACCCGATTACTGGATCACTGGGGAAATAGAATCTTCAAACACGTAAAGGACACAATGATTAATAAACCGCAGGATATCCTTCCCGACTATTCCag gattCAGCCACTTTCTGAGGCGTTAGATGATCTCTTTAAGGAGGTCCAGGCTCTGAAGACACGAGTTACAGACCTGACGACGATGCTGACGGGTTTGGAGAAAATTTTCACCCAAGTGGGATATGGAAAGCCAGTGAAGATCAAACGTGTGGTGATGAAGAGGTTGCCAAGGAAGGGGTCAGTTTACCAGAGCCGGAACCGTATCCCGAGCCGGTCTCTAATCCAGAAACGTATCCGGAGCCCACACCAGAGGAGGAAGTCAGTGGGCAGGAGACAGGAAGCAGCCCACTCAAGAAGATCTGAAGTGTGTCAGATTGGAGCATTGTGCCAATGA